The Capsicum annuum cultivar UCD-10X-F1 chromosome 3, UCD10Xv1.1, whole genome shotgun sequence genomic sequence ttaccccccagaccccactaggtgggaatacactggatttgttgttgttgttgttgttgtttgttaaaTTCCATCTCATGAGACCAGGCATATATGCACTTCTCACACAGACTATGCTGTGATAAAATCTGATGGTGCCATATTTGAACTTTGCAGTTAGTGCTGGATGTAAAGGAGAGACTTGAAAGGGAATATACAGATCTCCCAGTTGGAAGAAATGGAAGAGATGACGAGGAGATGATTCTGTGGTTCCTGAAGGATCGCAAATACTCAATTGATGCTGCTGTTTCCAAGCTGCATAAAGCCATTGTAATTCTATCGTTATTTTACTAGAATCATCACGTTAATTTGGCTACCGTACTCTgacttgtttattgaaaggaaaaaaacatATAGATTCTCTCATGTGGATTATCACTGCATCATATCTGCACCCATAAGGCCTTagctatcttcttctttttaCTGTTCTCggatttattttttctccttccttCTGGTTTCTGAAGGTGGAGAGAATGGACTTATTCTTCATCTCCCTTTCGATTGACTTGTTCACACTGTGGCAAAAGAATTTAATCCAATTCTCGTGATGTGGCTTTATAAAACATAGTACAGTTATTGCTAAGAGCTTTACTACAAACATTCCATTACCTCACGATGATGAGAAGAATGAGAATATTGTTCCTCTTTCCTGCCAGATGACTTGTTTCGCtgtcatttgaattatcatgAACTTACTTAAAAGCTGCGTCTGAGTTGAATATTTGCAATGCTATAATAGTTACTGTAAGTTTTAAGAGTAAGAATGGACACTTACAATAATGTATCTCTCAAACTTTCATATCAGAGATGGCGTCATGAATTTGGCGTATCAGACTTGTCAGAAGAGTCAGTTAAAAGTCTTGCTGAAACTGGAAAAGCATATGTGCATGACAATTTTGATGTCTATGGAAGGCCAGTCTTGGTAGTGGACGCATCAAAGCATTTTCCTCAGGTAAAAATGTGACTCAGCTTATCTTAAAACTAGTTTAGTAACACTAGGATTAGTTTCTAATCTTCTTAGGAGTGAGAAAGCTGTATCTTTACCACTTGCTTTTCATTCAGAGAACCAAACTTTGAACCCACTTCTATTTGACTGATCAGAATTTGTTAAGTCATACGCCCAGGATGCCATTGTTTAAGTAAAAGTTTGAAGATTTTGTTTTGTTCTTAAACTAAAATGAGTGAAATTGAAGTGGTATTGATGTAAATAACGAAACATGCATTCGTACTTTCTCCTAGTTATTTCATGCGCGAGTGGATTTTGCTATCAAACTTTCGAATTCTGAcccttacaacaacaacaacaacaaacccagtgtattcccccacacagtggggtcttgggggggtaaaatgtacgcagtccataccactacctccggagagttagcaaggctgtttccgatagacccccggctcaggacaaagaattataaataaattcataataaagcatgaaacacgTTGGAACAATAAAAATAAGGCACCTCCACAGTAGAACCCtatactaacaaaccaaaggcacCCTCACCCACAATACCTCCACCCCAAAGCTCTCCTAGCTTCCGACTACGGCCCACCCGCAGGCCGAATTCTGACCCTTAGCTAGTTTTAATTCCTTATATTTATTGAAGTACTATTTTCAGAATGCTTGCAGTTGTACTAACCGGAAATATGAAACTTATCTATCTACTGTAGTATCTTAAGGAGAAGAAAAGTGTTTCTTGAAACTTGTGATTTTAGGTGAAAATGCAATAGAATGTTGGGATCTGGAGATTTCCTGTGAAACAAAGTTTTTCTCCATTAGATCCTTTTCAGCAGTTCTAATCTGTACATTAAAATTTCGTGCCACAGAAGCAGGATCCTGATGAAGATGAGAAGTTATGTGTCTTTCTAATTGAGAAGGCATTGAGCAAAGTTCCTGCTGACAAACAAGATATACTTGGTATATTTGATCTGAGAGGGTTTGGCACAGAGAATGCAGATCTTAAATTCCTTACGTTTTTGGTAATGTCCGCCGTAGTTTCTCTTTTACGTTTTTTGCATGGTTTATCTCTACATGTCGTAGTTTAGGATGATTTAAGTCGTaaagttttctttttccttttgtgaCTAAAATATGGGTACTTGTTGTATTGCCTTTGTCATGTAAAACTCAACTTTCATGATGCTGATACATCATTGAAAATTATGCTTGGAACTTCAACTTGAGAAACTTAAGAGTGTTGCTATTGGTGTTTACTTGTATTTAGCATTTAGCAATTTTCATCAGAATTTGAACATTTTAAAACTGCATGCTGATTTCCTTTTATTCATTCTGGGACAGTTTGATGTATTCTACTACTATTATCCAAGGCGACTGGGTCAGGTTCTTTTTGTTGACGCGCCTTTTGTATTCAAACCACTGTGGCGGTTTGTCAAACCCATGCTCAAGCAATACGCTTCATTGGTAAGAATTTCCATGCTATATCAATTAAGGAGTTAATTCTTTGCTGACTTCTCATATATATTGTTTCTGTTTGAGTTATAAATCGTATATCCAAAAGCTCTACTTGTATTCTCACGTTATAGTACATGTAGTTAGTTGTGATCTTGTTTGAAAAATTAGGCAAGGTTTTGCATTTATTTCCCCTTTGAATCAGCTCTCCATGTTTGCTACTAATGCCTGTGTTTAGACAGGCACGCTGAGACAGTACATTTACTGCCTGTAACCTCACTTTGTATATCTGCTTTTACGCATTATACAGTGAGACACTAGGCTAAAGCAAGCATGAAACATCCTTATGATTTGGCGCCTTTGATGCAATAGTCTTCAGTTCTCATAACTCATTCCACGATTAGTTATTTATTTCATTCAAACCTTTTATGCTTTGCCACTAATAAATTGGACAACACAAGAAATGACTATCTCAAATCGTGATTATGTAAATCTTCATTTTATCTTTGATAGAACAAAATAGTTCCATTTTTTCAGCTGCTTTGATATGTTTTCTTACACTTGTATTTGCAATTTCATAGGTGAGATTTTGCTCAGAGAAGGACGTCAGGGAGGAGTATTTTACCGAAGACACACTCCCAGCTAGCTTTAGAAAATGAAGACAGGAGCAATTGTTACACCAATGCTTTGATATACATAAAAATGCTAGACTGGTACTTGGTACACAGAATCTTTATCCTAGATAATAATGACAAGCTCGATGTTGGAATGGACTAATGAACTAGTATTCTAGGTGTTTCAAGATTACATGAATGGTAGACAATCTTTTCTAGAGACCCAGTTTAGAGTTAGGATCATTTACAACAACAATGATGGAATCAATAATAGCTCATACAATGTATACTTTTTTTGATTCATGTACAATAAAAATCACCTTAGAAGTTACTCTGACGTGCTTCCAAGACTCTTTTCAACGCTAAATCTGGTAGATGCATATCACCAGTTTGAATCCTGTTATGCACCAAGTTTGCTATTGAAATTGAGAAGGGTAGAGGCGAGTCCATTATCCACCGAGTTTGGAAGTTGTAAACACCAAATATCTTGGGTTATCATAAGGGAAAAAGATAAGTCCAGTGACATTTTAAGGCAAGGTACTTGTTTGTATCATTTGCTACTAAACAAAAATATTCACACTCTCCATGTGCTTTGGCTTGAATCCAAATTCTCTTACTTCTTCACAGAAACTTCAGAATGTCACATCCCTCTTGAGGTTTGAGAAATGAGAATATAGCCAATACAACTAATTTTCAGATGAAAAGGGGAATTTTCGGCTAGAGCTGGTGCTAGTTTGTGAAACAAAATGGTGTACAATATTGTATGAGAAGCTATCTtccaaaattataaaactttagGGATTATATCAGAAATTCACTAGTTGTGAAACCGGGTGAATACGCAATTAAACTCTACTTAGGGGGCTTTAGTGAAATATCCTCCGTCGAAAGAAgcaaacaagtcataaattatCAATCACTTGAGAAAAAGCTTTGTTGGGTTGTGGGTGAGAAAAATGGCAAAATCAAGCTTGAAAAATACTGTTATAATCCTCTTGTTGATAATAACAATTGCGTGTTCAACAAAATTGTGCAAAGCAATTGAATCACCACAGTACAGAGTAGTGCACTCTGAATCAGATTTTGAAATCAGACATTACAGGGAATCTGTATGGATGGCCGCACCCGCCTACGAAATCTCCTTCCATAAAGCCACCAGAGATGGTTTTCACAGGtttaccttctttattttttttatttgttcggGGCGCACCGATTTCCGTTAACTCTGTCCGCTAAGACTACCTGTCTCTATTCGGAATTAAATCAGAGACCTCACCCGATATCATTGAATCACTAGTCCACACCCTGGGTGCTTCTTAGTGACAGTTTGGATTGACTTTTggcttatttttaatattttagtataaAACAGTGTGCTTATAAACGTTTTTATAACTTATCCAAACCCTCCAAAAATGCCTTGGCAGCTTGGCTTAAAACCACCTAAAATAACCAAATCCAAACAGGCTCTTATTCTGTACTAAAATGATCCTAATGACTGAAGATGTGGCTCTGAATGCGAGGTAGCAGGTAttcgtggaattagttgaggtagGCGCAAGCAAGTCTGGACACAACTGGCTCAAACATCAGTGTTCTCAAACAAAAACATCGTGCTTAAATCGAATATGCTAAAGAGTCTTAATATAAGAGGCACTGGACAGATTTATTTGTGGATTAAGCACCTTTTTAGACTGCGAAAGTCTCTTTTAATATCAATTTGACTCTTAGATTTCTTCTAAACACACTGTCAACGACATGCTATGCTCTTCTTCTGTTTCTCAAACCAATAGGCTGCTACACTACAGCTATTCACTCTTGTCTATAACAATAATGGAATTGTAGTTTTGACAATAGGAGATTTAGCAAGGGTCTGTCTAGTCATATAGTTTTGTACGAGGCTGGCACTTGAATCATGGAGGTCTTTCTTGGCGACTCTAGATGGTTAGTCATTGTAAAGCACTGGTTGTCAGATGTGTCATTCTGAACCTGTTGCTTGATGTAATATGTTAAATAGAAGCTGCTTCTGATTTACCATACATATAGGCTTCTAGTAGATGCTAGCAGAGGTAGGTTTGTGGCTCTTCTAATGGTGTATGAAGATTTGGAGACGTTCTTTTGGGAAAAAAACGAAACTCAGTTTTGTTTGCAAATCGAACAAATACAGTTGAACAGACCAGTGCACAAGAAACTTTCAGTTTCTCTATCTTATATCGAACATATAAAGTTGAACAAACCTGTGCACAAGAAATTTTTCGTGTTGCTGTCTTATATATAAATCAATCAGCTAAGCCTCAATCTAAATTGGTTTGGATAATCCATATAAATCCTTTGTGTTGATTCAGGTTGCATGTGTCTAGGTGAATACGTAGTCACGAACTTAGAATTCAGAGAATCTattataatttcactatttttattttgtccaaCGGCCTACTGTAGCTACCGTACTTTATCTGAATTTGGAACTGGCTCTGGTATAAGCAGAGTTCATGTTCAGAAAAATTGAGAGCTTGCGTTTGAAATTTTTATATGTTTGCTCGTTGTCATACAGATTGTTTCAGTTCATCCAAGGTGCAAATTTGAACTTTTCTCGTATCTATATGACAAAGCCAGTTTTGACTAGCATTGTTCCAGGAGCAGGTCCTCTTCACTCATCGGCATACTTTGTTAAATTTTACTTGCCTGATAAGTTCCAGGCCGATCCACCTCTTCCACTTCCCGAGCTGAACCTTCAACCTGATCGATGGACTAGTCGTTGCATTGCTGTTAGGAAGTTTACAGGATTTGCAAGAGATAGCAACATTGTTAAAGAAGCTGAGAAACTGGCTCTGAGCTTGAGTAGATCTCCATGGGCAAACTCCACTGCTGCTACGAGTGAATATGCTTACTCTATAGCGCAGTATAATTCTCCCTTCCGGATCATTGGGCGTGTCAATGAAGTGTGGGTGGatgtcgctggaactggagcaagTGATTGCGAAACCAATCCAATTGCTGCATACTGATTATGAGTGCGAGCTTGAAGCTTCTTGGGTCGTTGTTGTACATCTCCCCCTTATAGAGACCGGAGAGGCATGAATAGTTGCTTCTTATGTACACATTTTATCATGCTCATGTTCTCTAAATTTGGGATTTTCCGGTTTAATGGAAGTGGAAGTGTGTTCAGTTCTGCAGAAAACTGCAATTCTCTTTTAATGAAGAACTTTGACATTACCATGCCTGTTATTCTGGTACAGCCTTTAGTTTATGTTCTTAATCAAGCATAAATCAAAATCTttggaaaaaaattatgataaattaataTATTGGCTTTTAATAGGAAAAAGGACAATATTTAATCCTGAACTTGCGATTTAAAAGGTTTACATTAAGTTGGCAGTTTCCTCGTTTAATATGGATCCGGCTCCTCTCCATTTCTCTTCTCTCCAATTTCCCCAAGTTCTTGTTTGGATTGAAGACACGTGTCAtagtttaaaattaatgattgagaTTTAATTAGTTAATCAAAATTCTAATCATAGTTATCTACTatatatttgttgctttaatatttttaacaatcCATTATATCTTTCTTAAACATATATTATATTAAATCATTTTCTTTCTATCCTTGAACAATTTTCTGctaggttttaatttttttttttttggctaatgtttgtcatttttcttaagtaatgttttacaaataaaaaaataaagattgtggcttgaattttttctaattttattttttatgtgccAAATAAATTCATTATACGTGTACCAAGTGAAATATAaagattttttcaaataaattcattatattttctttatatattttttttggctaatgtttaccatttttcttatgtaatgtttttcaaataaaaaaaataaagattgcgcttgaagtttttttaattttattttgtttatgtgcCAAATAAATCCATTATACATATGTCAAATCAAATATAAAGATTGGGCCAAATAGAtccattatatttttctttatgtggCTCTTTTGAATTCTCaactagaaaaattaaaattttaactatattgtgaatttaaaaaaaaaaattaggaaaagtttttaatttatattttgcggcagtaaggattttttttttttaaatattgagtAAAAGATATAATGGATATTTAAGgaacaaatataacaaaatatatgaaaGTAGATAACTACGGTTAGAaatttaattaactaattaaataTCAACCATTAATTTTAAACTATGACATGTGTCTTCAATTCAACCAAGAACTTAAATAaattgaagagaagaaaaatggagAGAAGCCGGATCAGTTCTATATGATCCAACAACCAGagagaagttaaaaaaaaaaaaaaaaacacacacacacacacacaaaagttTGAGGAACATTTCGAAATAGGCTACTTGGGCTGTGTCTATCGAAAAGAGCGAATATGAGCTATTTGGTTAACTACGAAGAAGCAGATATAGACAAtctttaaaacatgataacttTGCTCTAAATTCCACCATCCACCGTATCAAAAATAGATGTATAATACTATTTATTcagtttaaaaattaatatataatttattcatttaattttaatattaaatattatacattacttattatatttttcaaaataaaaaaattattatattcaaagagtgatATAATAAATATCACTtatattatgtattattttttaaaagtgtatGTCAAATTAACAATGGGCAAGTATTTATACACTTCATTTGAGATTGCATTAAGTTGAACTTAATTAAATCGATGGATGTCTTCGATTAAAACTAACATTGTTTGTCGTGTTAAGGAACTAATTTAGGCCAACcgactataaaaaataaatcgtGGGGTTGTTGGTAGAATCATTTGCGAGTTgtcaaaataaagatttgttggggactaacaaaataataataataacaacagaaaaataataataataacaataatattatttatctgttgataaaatattatattaataatattaacagCATAATAAAATAACAGTGTATAATATTATTGCTATCTTAGTGATAATACTGTAATCAATATGACAATTATAACAGTAATCTAACTGTTTTTTAACCAATTAATGTATTAATTGTACTTGAGTCATGCTAGACACTGTCCTAAGAAATTATTTCAGCAGTATGAGATGTTTTTCCAGTATTAAACAAACACTTTCCCGATTAATTAAAGGATATTCAGAGTTAAATAAGTCTTCCCTAATTATACAGAGGATATAAgaatcaataaaattaataatacaaataccaataagttaaaatattaaagcagaaatcaacaataaaatggtaattaaattggaactaaggaaaaggaaaaaaaaaattagatagagAAAAGTATATATTATTGATTCATATTTTGCAAAAGGAGAAAATCCTCTGTATATTGTGCAAAGTGTTATAAATATGTTAtgtaaacttaaataaaattaaagatgatataaatTTGGAGAATGTAAGATTGTTTTCTTCTGTATTTATGTTTTCACAAATCATAGGCTATTTATAACCCAAATTATGAACTCTACATAATTTAATATTCAAGAGGTGGAAAAATTACCCACTAAAAGAAAAGATAAGCTAAGTGGACACTTATGTCATCCATCATCTAAATGGATGCTTAATGTCATCCATTCAcaacactcccccttggatgaccatgtaaaaaaaaaatatactgaaTACACATTTGagtgctgcctcattaaaaacctta encodes the following:
- the LOC107862551 gene encoding motile sperm domain-containing protein 2; protein product: MAFQLVLRPAVLGGRLVKATPLVANGYSSSTLRIRNCLTMDPLKSQKLVLDVKERLEREYTDLPVGRNGRDDEEMILWFLKDRKYSIDAAVSKLHKAIRWRHEFGVSDLSEESVKSLAETGKAYVHDNFDVYGRPVLVVDASKHFPQKQDPDEDEKLCVFLIEKALSKVPADKQDILGIFDLRGFGTENADLKFLTFLFDVFYYYYPRRLGQVLFVDAPFVFKPLWRFVKPMLKQYASLVRFCSEKDVREEYFTEDTLPASFRK
- the LOC107862552 gene encoding heme-binding protein 2 — translated: MAKSSLKNTVIILLLIITIACSTKLCKAIESPQYRVVHSESDFEIRHYRESVWMAAPAYEISFHKATRDGFHRLFQFIQGANLNFSRIYMTKPVLTSIVPGAGPLHSSAYFVKFYLPDKFQADPPLPLPELNLQPDRWTSRCIAVRKFTGFARDSNIVKEAEKLALSLSRSPWANSTAATSEYAYSIAQYNSPFRIIGRVNEVWVDVAGTGASDCETNPIAAY